In Bubalus bubalis isolate 160015118507 breed Murrah chromosome 3, NDDB_SH_1, whole genome shotgun sequence, a genomic segment contains:
- the GPS1 gene encoding COP9 signalosome complex subunit 1 isoform X6, with product MPLPVQVFNLQGAVEPMQIDVDPQEDPQNAPDVNYVVENPTLDLEQYAASYSGLMRIERLQFIADHCPPLRVEALKMALSFVQRTFNVDMYEEIHRKLSEAARLRAPVTAAPVPTGRSPDGGEGRWEAPAPPARGPLMARSSLRELQNAPDAIPESGVEPPPLDTAWVEATRKKALLKLEKLDTDLKNYKGNSIKESIRRGHDDLGDHYLDCGDLSNALKCYSRARDYCTSAKHVINMCLNVIKVSVYLQNWSHVLSYVSKAESTPEIAEQRGERDTQTQAILTKLKCAAGLAELAARKYKQAAKCFLLASFDHCDFPELLSPSNVAVYGGLCALATFDRQELQRNVISSSSFKLFLELEPQVRDIIFKFYESKYASCLKMLDEMKDNLLLDMYLAPHVRTLYTQIRNRALIQYFSPYVSADMRKMATAFNTTVAALEDELTQLILEGLINARIDSHSKILYARDVDQRSTTFEKSLLMGKEFQRRAKAMILRAAVLRNQIHVKSPPREGSQGELTPANSQSRMSTNM from the exons ATGCCGCTGCCGGTTCAGGTGTTTAACTTGCAG GGGGCCGTGGAGCCCATGCAGATTGACGTGGACCCGCAGGAGGACCCGCAGAATGCGCCCGATGTCAACTACGTGGTGGAGAACCCCACCCTG GATCTGGAGCAATATGCGGCCAGCTATAGCGGCCTGATGCGTATCGAGCGACTGCAGTTCATTGCTGACCACTGCCCCCCGCTGCGAGTGGAGGCCCTGAAGATGGCCCTGTCCTTTGTGCAGAGGACTTTCAATGTGGACATGTACGAGGAGATCCACCGCAAGCTCTCGGAGGCTGCCAG GCTGCGGGCTCCTGTCACAGCTGCCCCTGTGCCAACTGGGCGCTCTCCCGATGGGGGTGAGGGCCGCTGGGAGGCACCCGCCCCCCCTGCACGTGGGCCCCTGATGGCCAGGTCCTCCCTCAGGGAGCTGCAGAATGCACCTGATGCCATCCCTGAGAGTGGCGTGGAGCCCCCACCCTTGGACACAGCTTGGGTGGAGGCCACGAGAAAGAAGGCCTTGCTGAAGCTGGAGAAGTTGGACACAGATCTGAAGAACTACAAGGGCAATTCTATCAAGGAGAGCATCAG GCGTGGACATGATGACCTGGGTGACCACTATCTGGACTGTGGGGATCTCAGCAACGCCCTCAAGTGTTACTCCCGGGCCCGGGACTACTGCACCAGCGCCAAGCATGTCATTAACATGTGCCTCAACGTCATCAAG GTCAGCGTCTACTTGCAGAATTGGTCCCATGTGCTGAGCTACGTCAGCAAGGCAGAGTCCACCCCGGAAATCGCCGAG CAGCGTGGGGAGCGTGACACCCAGACTCAGGCCATCCTCACCAAGCTCAAGTGTGCGGCAG GCTTGGCTGAGTTGGCAGCACGCAAGTACAAGCAGGCTGCCAAGTGCTTTCTGCTGGCTTCCTTCGACCACTGCGACTTCCCTGAG CTGCTCTCCCCCAGCAATGTGGCCGTGTACGGTGGCTTGTGCGCTTTGGCCACCTTTGACCGGCAGGAGCTGCAGCGCAACGTCATCTCTAGCAG CTCCTTCAAGTTGTTCTTGGAGCTGGAGCCACAGGTTCGGGACATTATCTTCAAATTCTACGAGTCCAAGTATGCCTCGTGCCTGAAGATGCTGGATGAGATGAAG GACAACCTGCTGCTAGACATGTACTTGGCTCCCCATGTCAGGACCCTGTACACGCAGATTCGCAACCGGGCCCTCATTCAG TATTTTAGCCCCTACGTGTCAGCTGACATGCGCAAGATGGCCACAGCCTTCAACACCACAGTAGCGGCGCTGGAGGATGAGTTGACGCAGCTCATCCTGGAGGGGCTCATCAACGCCCGCATCGACTCCCACAGCAAG ATCCTGTATGCCCGGGACGTAGATCAACGCAGCACCACCTTTGAGAAGTCTCTGCTGATGGGCAAGGAGTTCCAGCGCCGTGCCAAAGCCATGATCCTACGGGCAGCCGTTCTGCGCAACCAGATCCATGTCAAG TCCCCTCCCCGGGAAGGAAGCCAAGGGGAGCTGACACCGGCCAACAGCCAGTCCCGGATGAGCACCAACATGTAA
- the GPS1 gene encoding COP9 signalosome complex subunit 1 isoform X7, whose translation MPLPVQVFNLQGAVEPMQIDVDPQEDPQNAPDVNYVVENPTLDLEQYAASYSGLMRIERLQFIADHCPPLRVEALKMALSFVQRTFNVDMYEEIHRKLSEAARELQNAPDAIPESGVEPPPLDTAWVEATRKKALLKLEKLDTDLKNYKGNSIKESIRRGHDDLGDHYLDCGDLSNALKCYSRARDYCTSAKHVINMCLNVIKVSVYLQNWSHVLSYVSKAESTPEIAEQRGERDTQTQAILTKLKCAAGLAELAARKYKQAAKCFLLASFDHCDFPELLSPSNVAVYGGLCALATFDRQELQRNVISSSSFKLFLELEPQVRDIIFKFYESKYASCLKMLDEMKDNLLLDMYLAPHVRTLYTQIRNRALIQYFSPYVSADMRKMATAFNTTVAALEDELTQLILEGLINARIDSHSKILYARDVDQRSTTFEKSLLMGKEFQRRAKAMILRAAVLRNQIHVKSPPREGSQGELTPANSQSRMSTNM comes from the exons ATGCCGCTGCCGGTTCAGGTGTTTAACTTGCAG GGGGCCGTGGAGCCCATGCAGATTGACGTGGACCCGCAGGAGGACCCGCAGAATGCGCCCGATGTCAACTACGTGGTGGAGAACCCCACCCTG GATCTGGAGCAATATGCGGCCAGCTATAGCGGCCTGATGCGTATCGAGCGACTGCAGTTCATTGCTGACCACTGCCCCCCGCTGCGAGTGGAGGCCCTGAAGATGGCCCTGTCCTTTGTGCAGAGGACTTTCAATGTGGACATGTACGAGGAGATCCACCGCAAGCTCTCGGAGGCTGCCAG GGAGCTGCAGAATGCACCTGATGCCATCCCTGAGAGTGGCGTGGAGCCCCCACCCTTGGACACAGCTTGGGTGGAGGCCACGAGAAAGAAGGCCTTGCTGAAGCTGGAGAAGTTGGACACAGATCTGAAGAACTACAAGGGCAATTCTATCAAGGAGAGCATCAG GCGTGGACATGATGACCTGGGTGACCACTATCTGGACTGTGGGGATCTCAGCAACGCCCTCAAGTGTTACTCCCGGGCCCGGGACTACTGCACCAGCGCCAAGCATGTCATTAACATGTGCCTCAACGTCATCAAG GTCAGCGTCTACTTGCAGAATTGGTCCCATGTGCTGAGCTACGTCAGCAAGGCAGAGTCCACCCCGGAAATCGCCGAG CAGCGTGGGGAGCGTGACACCCAGACTCAGGCCATCCTCACCAAGCTCAAGTGTGCGGCAG GCTTGGCTGAGTTGGCAGCACGCAAGTACAAGCAGGCTGCCAAGTGCTTTCTGCTGGCTTCCTTCGACCACTGCGACTTCCCTGAG CTGCTCTCCCCCAGCAATGTGGCCGTGTACGGTGGCTTGTGCGCTTTGGCCACCTTTGACCGGCAGGAGCTGCAGCGCAACGTCATCTCTAGCAG CTCCTTCAAGTTGTTCTTGGAGCTGGAGCCACAGGTTCGGGACATTATCTTCAAATTCTACGAGTCCAAGTATGCCTCGTGCCTGAAGATGCTGGATGAGATGAAG GACAACCTGCTGCTAGACATGTACTTGGCTCCCCATGTCAGGACCCTGTACACGCAGATTCGCAACCGGGCCCTCATTCAG TATTTTAGCCCCTACGTGTCAGCTGACATGCGCAAGATGGCCACAGCCTTCAACACCACAGTAGCGGCGCTGGAGGATGAGTTGACGCAGCTCATCCTGGAGGGGCTCATCAACGCCCGCATCGACTCCCACAGCAAG ATCCTGTATGCCCGGGACGTAGATCAACGCAGCACCACCTTTGAGAAGTCTCTGCTGATGGGCAAGGAGTTCCAGCGCCGTGCCAAAGCCATGATCCTACGGGCAGCCGTTCTGCGCAACCAGATCCATGTCAAG TCCCCTCCCCGGGAAGGAAGCCAAGGGGAGCTGACACCGGCCAACAGCCAGTCCCGGATGAGCACCAACATGTAA